The DNA sequence GAGGAGAGaactgaaactcagagaggtgaagaaaATTGCAATAAATGGGAAAAGGAGGATTTTTATCTGGGTTATCTGGCACCTACCTCTGTAAGATACTATCTCCCAATATAATTGGTGCTTGTCATTATAGTAGGAATTAATCCACAGCCCTCACCTTCACTTCATCCTATTCTTCAGTTACTCTGTGCTCTACTCCGACTTCATGTGATTCCAGACCTGACCTGTTTATGCTTCACTCTTGGGTGAGGCCTCAGGTACTACTCAATAGATAAGTGCACTATGTCATTTTTCTGACACAACAACTCTATTAGGTAAATACAATTATTATCCCCCTTTTATAGACAAGAATACTGAAGCTCAGGGAAACAGGCAACTGACCCAAGACCACCCATTCAGGGAATGATAGAGTAGACTTGAACCAAGGCAGTTTAACCTCAAAGCCTGAGCATATACTAATCCCTTGGATTGCCAGGGATATAAATCTTACCAGGTGGTGAGCAAGCCATTCTGCAGTTTGTGATGCTGAGGAAGTTGTTGGCATTCCCAAAGCAGCCTCCATAGATAAACGGTTCACAGGACTGAAGTTTAAAGTCAAAATACCAGCGAAAGACAGTAATGTTACACTCTCCCTCTTCTGGGGGTAGCATGCAGGGTTCTGAAGGTGGGATGCAGAGAGGGAAGAACATAAAGggtaggaaaaaagagaaggggtCAGGCTCTCAGTTTTTACGCACTTCTTAGTATGACCATACAAGTCATAGAGAGAGCCACTGTCAATAAAAGCTCTAGCCTAGCTCTCCTACAAATATGGAACTGATCTTTGTTCTCTAAGGCCCTGAGCTTTGGGAGGACAAGATTTGTTCAGTGACGGTATCCAAAGTGCCTAAGGCATTATTGTGGTCTGAcccattcattcatatatatatatatgtgtatatatatatatatatatatatatatatatatatatatcagaatttCCTATTATGAGATACTCTTTATTTTAAGCCACCAGAAAACCTCTTCGAAAGCCAAAGAGTCCGAAACCAAGCCCAGTATCCAAGCTGACTGAGGTTTATATTTACCATGTGCCAACAATAGTCTCTTGACACTTAGTGAGCATGCAACAAGTATTAGTTGTGTGTGAGTGTTTGAATGTTGGATCACAGAAGACTGTCATCAATATTTTCCAGTTGACATCTCTCATGCCTGGACTCATTGTTTGTACTTGAGGGTTAGGAATCTGATTCAAGAACAAGAACAGCATGAACCCTGACTTCTTGTCCTACCATCCAAGGGAATCACTCAACCAGCTCTGGATGGAGAAGGAAGTAAGACAACTCAAAAGATACCTGTGCCCTCAGCCTGGGGGCTATTACCTTGGAATGGATCCATGCACTTTTTCCCACAGGCAAATGAACAGCACTTCATTTGTTTTAGGCAATCCCAATCAGTTGTGCAGAAGTCTGGAACTTGAATCTCACAGATGACCCTTTCTCGGGGGCACACTCCTGCTTTCTCTACAAGAAAGCAACATCCAAATTCACATCCTTTGAGAGTTTCAGTTCTCCTCCCATGGCAAAGTTGAATAGTGACATTCTATCAGCCATCTCTTCTACCTTCCATCCTCAGTACCTCTGCTTAAATTTAGGAGCTGGGTCTTCCTCTCACCCCTCAGAGTTCATTTTGATTGATCTGAATCAGGAATCTGTGCTCAGGTCAACTGAAGGGGAAGCATCTGAGATTTCAGGGAACTAGATAGGAACCAAGAGCCTTTCCTTAAGTCCAGgagcttctctctcctcttcaaaCTTAATGTGTTAATGCCCAATTCCTCTGCCTCCAGAGTCTTAGTTGATAGAGGAAATTAATTAGTAAGGAGGGGTAGAAAATACCATGGAAATAGGAATATAGGAGTCCTGATTCCTGACTTGGGTCCCTGACTCCTTGTGAAATCAAGACcaatctgggggtgcctgagtggctcagtggactaaagtctctgccttcagcttgggtcatgatcccagggtcttgggattgagccccacatcaggctctctgctcagcagggagactgcttcctccactctctctgcctgcctctctgcctacttatgatctctgtcaaataaataaataaaatctttaaaaaaacaccaaCCTGAGTTCTACTATATACCTTCTCAGTTACCCTTAAAGGGAACAGAAATGGGCAATGGGAGGAGCACTGTATCACACCTGGTTTGGGAGCCTGACTCCAACATGACTAGGTAAgtaatcttgggggaaaaaagttttcCTCCTGAGTCCAAcatttcccatctataaaatgagaattacaATCTCTACCTTACAACCGGCTTCTAAGAATTAAGGGGGATGATGCTTACAATGCATTCatcacagtgcttggcacatgggAAGAGCTTGGCAGATAAGggttttcttcccccttttaAGGACTTGACATACCTTACTAATTTCTGAGCTTGTGGGAAGTCGAATTCTAAAGTTGCCTCCCCAAGTTGTCCGTCCTCTGGTTATTGAATCACATGAATTTAGGTGGGCTATGATTGATTTCACAGATGGAATTAGAGTCCCAAGTTAATTGAccttaaaatattgaaattatcTGAATGAGCCACATCTAAGTTGTTGGGACCTTAAAAAGAAGAGTTTCCCCCCTGACTAATAGAGAAGAGGTAagataaattccacatgtgagagGAGCCCAACATGTTATTAGGAGCTTTGAGGACAGAGGGAACTTAGTGTCCTGGACTGAAGGTGACCTCTGGAAGCAACCTCAGTAGTACAAGTGCAAGGAAATGATTCTGCCACAGCCTGTGAGTGTCAGTGGGAATCCTGGGTCCCAGATGGGAACTGCACTTTTCGCTGCAATCCTGGATGCTGCCTGATGAGAACCTGAGCAGAAAATCCTTCGAGACCACACTGGACTTCTGACCAGAGAAGCATGATCTTTTTGGAGACTACTGAGTCTTGGAATTATAGGAGTTCAGAATAGGAAACACCATATTGATCATCAGTATCACCCTCCTAAtttccaggttaaaaaaaaatcaagtcagttGGGAAAAATACAGTGAATGAGGACTGAGTCTAGGAGCTCTAATCCATAACTCACTCCAGAAGCCCTGTACACTGGCCATTGAGACTTTTTGTACTTTCCagctttatttcttattcttcatACCACGTTTCATACACTCTCCAAGGATGTCTGAGGCTAAGAAGAGTTATGGTTCCTAATTTGGAGTGTACATTGAAAACACCTGTGCACCTTTTAGAAACTACAGACCATGGCCTGAAACAGAATCTCTAGAAAGTGAAGCCTAgggacttaatttttttctctctttaaaatttaaattcaattcaccAATGTATCATACACCCCCTTAAAAGTGCCTCCagtgggacatggggagatggagagtagaagggagttggggaaaattggagggggagatgaaccatgagagaaagtggactttgaaaaacaatctgaaagttttggaggggctgggggtgggaggttgagtgagcctggttggggtattatggagggcacgtattgcatggagcactgggtgtggtgcctaaacaatgaattctggaacactgtaaagaaattaaaaaaatatatatatttttttaaaagtcataaaaggaaaaaaaaaaagtgcctccAGTGACACCAAAGCAGGCAGTCAGGCACCATGATGTAGGCTGCTTAGAAATGACTGTTTTAGGTTTGGGCACAGAGAGAGTAAAGCAAATCAAATAGGGACACCTCCAAAGAGGTAAAGGCATAGAAATCTTGGGATTATAAAGACAAAAGTCCCCTCACTAGTGTAGACTCTAGTCAGTCCTCCTTTCGGCTTCTGAGGCatgtaaacctttttttttttttttttttggtttagcCATTGTACTCCTTGCCCAATGTCAGCTTCAGTTGTCGTTTAGaatcctcctccctcccagtcAGCCCTCCTCAACTACTAACCTGGTCTCCGTGGTTTCCTCCCTGAATGCACATACCTTGGGCATTCCTCTACAGCTACCGGGGATGCTCCCCAAAGGTCGTATCTCAGGTCTCTGTTGTCATTACCTGACACACACTTTCTGCATCCATTCCCACCAAGCTAACTGTGGTTACCATGCCTCCCTCCAGAACTTTTCTCACTTCCAACTGAAGGCACATATCCAACCACGTGGGAACATATATCTGGGAATCTCAAGAGACCTCTATGTCCACATGTATAAATCAGACTTAGCATCTCTTATGCCTTAGCaatgccttcttctctctgctcccATCTTTATATTTAGCATCAACAGACCTCCAGGTTCTCATGAGAACCCTGAGATtcactcctccctctctttcaccCTAGCATCCTGTCAGTCATGTACTTGAGTCAGTTCTACCTCCTCATTTCTCTCCAAGTCCTATGGCTTTCCCTCTTTGCCACCATTTCCAGGTCAGCTCCTGACATCATCCCATCTCTCTCCTTCACTTGTGCAACCACCTCCTCACTGACTTCTGCCCTTGGGTTCCTGCCTAGTAATgactcacttttaaaaaattaaacttggaAAATACACATATCAGGTAAAGCTAGGGAAATAATTTGGAGTGAACAGTGAGGGAAGAATTTGAAGTTTCCAGGGTGGGTGAGTTGGGCTAGTTCTCTAAAGCCACAGAGGAAGTGACCTCACACAACACAAGTCTTTGTCTCCTTTTTGACCCTCAGTCCCAGGAAGGCCTCCTAAGGAAGGGTGGCTGCAGTTTCTCTGAACTCACCTTTGACTTTCTTGATTGGTGATGAAGTGGTCTTctccaaagacagagagagaagcaggagtgCTACATTCCTCCAGGAGAAGGTAGAACTGTGGAGGGGAAGGTGCTTGTGTGGGATGAGAAGAGGCATGGGGATTAGGCACAAGccagacagagacacagatcaGGTGCTGAGAACTGTGACAATGGCCCACCACTTCTCTcagttcacagatgaggaaaccgaggtgCACAGTGGGTAAGGGATTTGCCTGAGGTCACGTGGAGAGTAGGGTAGGACTCTCAGGCCCATTCCAGTGGCCCCACACTCTGCTACAGTACTCCACAGTGTCCCAGCAGGACATTTGCCCAGTCTTGCTCCTACATGAGAAGTCACATATGGATGATCACAGGGATTTGTCTGGAATAGTTGCAGGGCTGGTTTGCCCACTGTCATTCCCAAGGCAACCCCAGATATGAGTGAACACCTTTTTCTTGCTCCACTGATAACAAGAAACTGATGGTATGAGATTTTTAGGAGGGCCTGGGCATGTCCCACAGGGTCTTAGATCCCCAGGAGCAAAAAAATCCCGGATGACCTTGGTTTAACACAAAGATTCCTCGTATTCCTTCTGGTGTTATTCAAGCCTAGCTTCTGATACTCCCAGAGCCCCCATAAATGAATGACCCTCCCCTACTCATTCCCCCCATTTACACATGTCTCTTCCTGGTCcttatgtacttaaaaaaattttatttatttattttttatttttttataaacatataatgtatttttatccccaggggtacaggtctgtgaatcgccaggtttacacacttcacagcactcatcatagcacataccctccccaatgtccataaccccaccaccctctcccaacaccccccccagttttgtaagattaagagtcacttatggtttgtctccctcccaatcccatcttgtttcatttattcttctcctagcccccaaccccccatgttgcatctccacttcctcatatcagggagatcatatgatagttgtctttctccaattgacttatgtacttttaaattttgttatgtgaaGAACTGACAATGCCTTGCCGTGTCACCTCTCTCAGACtaaatgcattttgaaaacagcaagagagggatggaggcagaaaggaagggagacagaaagagagacagagaacatcaTTATGCCCAGGAATGCACCTGTGTTACTGGTGGAACTTCAGACACTGGGAAAGGGGTAGAGTCTTTTCCAGATCTCCTGAAACCATGCATATGTGGCTGCCTAAGAGTGAAGACTTgtgaaaatttattcatttttgtctccAGAATTCTAACCCTGTACCCTTCCCGAATTTTACAACAGTGCCTGACTGTTCAGTAATGACAATTATGGCCCAAACCCAGTGAGTGACACTGATTCGTGGTACCTGCTTGGCAACTTATCACTGTAGTTGTaacttggagcctcagtttcctcatctggaaaatggaaatgatacAACCTACCCGGCAGCTTTGCTGTCACTGTGAGGATTAGATGAGGTCGGGTGAAGATTATTCATGAAGTGGCATGGAATGGTCAAAAACAGTGCTTGGAGCTGGACCTGAGTTCATATCGTGGATCCCCCACTTACCAGCTAGTGGTCTTGGCTCAGCTACTGAACTTCACTGAGCCaaagtcttccttccttcttttcttctttccttccttctgtctttccttccttcctacctaccttcttctttctttcaatattttagtTTTAACTAGTCTTTAAactcaatgtggagcttgaactcacaagcaCAAAATCAAGAGAgccatgctcttccaactgagccagccaggtgtacCACACCTCAGTTTTCCTTAAGGAAATAGTAACACACCTACTTCATAGACATGGGAATTAATAGAACTAATGTGGAAAGCACAGTGACTACCTACTTAGTGCTTAATATATTTTAGTCAATAGACAAGTGATTTACTGAATACCAGAAAAAGGTATCTATTATCTTTTTAGTTCCTGAATTtcctgtaaaaaacaaaaacaaaaactgtgggTTCATTATTCTGTTCCCCCAAAAGATTAGCCAAGGCCTTATGGTGTCTTACACTTTTATACCAGATCACTCTTTTGGTTTGAAGTTTTACACCCATTAACCCAGTCTTGAGTACTCATTGATCGTATTAGCTGGTAGCTAATTAGTAGGAAGCAGAGCTCCAGCAGTGCGGGTACAAGGAAAGATGAAGACCAATTGAATTGCCAAATATAATACATGATATTCAAttagtatttttgaaaaataaatagacttTGATCTAGAGAAGTTTTAAGTGTACAGAAAatttgagcagaaagtacagagagttttCATATGCCCCTTGCCATCTAGTTTCCCTATTACTAACATCTTGCATTAATATGGTACATCAGTTACAATTGATGAACActgatacattatttttttattttaatttttatttttttattgtattgttagtcaccataaaatacatcattagtttttgatgcagtattccaagattcattgtttaggtacaacacccaatgctccatgcaatacgtgccctccttaatacccaccaccaggctcacccatacccccaccctctctcctctaAAACCTTCAGATTGTATCTCAGAGTCCTCAGTTAGTATTTTTAGTAGGAGTATATCCCATGAAATATAAAGACCATAGGTACACTAAAAATGCTTCAGTGTTTATCAGACATTCAAATTTAGTTGgtcatcttatatttttatttcttaaacccAGCAACATTAAAACAGAGTGAATTCATTCTGGAGGGGGATTTGTTTGGGCAAGTGACTACAAAACATGGGTCTTGTGGGAAATTAGGCAAATGGGTGTGGGGGACTCGTTCAGTGGCTCTGGGGACTGAGACAGACTTGGAAGGCAGAGGCAAGGGTCTTGTAGGAACAACAATGAGCCAGGAAAGAAGAGACTGTGTGAAGCGCAAGTTCCACACTTAATTCACCATGTCACTTTGGGCTACTCCTTTCTCAGTTTAGCCATTTGAAAAAGGAGAAGATCAACTCAGTTAGTCCTGTCTGTACTGCCTGCTGGCATACCCATACACCAGAGGGCACAGCAAGATCTCCCAGAGGGTACACAGGCACAGACAGAGTTGAGGTCATGAGGTCATGTCctggttcttaaattccacatttacTTTTTCCTGAAGTTGGTCTGCCTGAAAAAGAGCCTGCAGtctgcctttctccctttctATTTATCTTTCTACTTATCTTTTAGAAAGTCCTGAACTGCTTCCAAAAAAGGTAGAGATGGAAGCATATTCTTTACCTTTCCCTTACATGTGTCCAAAGTATAAAAACTGAGTTCCAAGCAAAGGAACaatttgaaaatgcattttcctGGGGATGCTTCCCcaagaacaaagcaaaaaataggtgtatatgtgctgccgaagcgagcacaaagcAAAAAATAGGTGGATAGGAAACACTAAGGGGTCAGTACTTTGTTTTATTCAGGTAACAAAATCACAGTACATTGCTATGCCTTTAGCCCCTTTCCTAGAGTTAGAAATTCCAAGAGCGATGGTACATATCCACAGGATGTGtatgaaaatattcatttcaaTTGAAAAATGAAGTCAGTCTTTTTGTGGGAGAAAAATGGTGTGATTTGGCTAGTTGAGGATTGACTTTGTCAATTAGTTGATTCATTTAACATTTTCCGTAAGTATAGTGAGATAATCTGTGGCATCAAAAAAAGTGAATGTATTTAAAGCATGcaataagatattttataaaatatataaagcactttACAAAATATATACTATCACAGGTTTATCAAAGTTAATAGTAGTCAAACTttccaatatttttaaagtgtatcaGATCAAATAAGTTGTCTAAATAAAAGAATACTGGGTATAATTAAAACCATTATTGATCATTTGGTAAATACTGATACGACTTTATGGAAAACtttccagaaattaagaaaatcacttctgatttttttaaaaaagattttatttgcttatttgataggcagagatcacaagtaggtagcaaggcaggcggggggtggggaaacaggctccccactgagcagagagcccaatgcaaggcttgatcccaggaccccaggattgtgacctgagctgaaggcagaggcttaactcactgagccacccaggcgccccaaccactTCTGATTTTTGATCAGTATCCTAATTACTAGGAAACAAATTCTTTTCAAGTTAAGGTTTCCaattcttaattcttaaaaattgaaaggaGGGCTAATCAAtcagtttattaatatttaacttagatcattaaaaatatttttttgttatagAGTATTACGTGATTTGGGGCACCGTACTAGAAGTTCAAAGAACCAAGTGACATACCTATAACAAAACTCCTTttgtaaagaagatatggtaatagatacaatggaatactatgcagccatcaaaagaaatgaaatgaaatcttgccatttgtgacgatgcggatggaactagagggtattatgctaagcgaagtaagtcaatcggaaaaagacaactatcatatgatctccctgatatgaggaagtggagatgcaacatgcggCATTtaggggataggaaaagaataaatgaaacaagatgggattaggagggagacaaaccataagagacttttaatctcacaaaacaaactgagggttgctggggggaggggggagggagagagtggtggggttatggacattggggagggtatatgctatagtgagtgctgtgaagtgtgtagacctggcgattcatagacctgtacccctggggctaatagtattttatatgtttattaaaaaataaaaaaattatttaaaaaatataaaaaacaaaaacaaaaaacaaaccaaaaaaactccaAACTCCTTTTGGTACCCAGCACTTACTCATTACTAAGAGACACATTACTTACAGAATTTTGTTTAtcaataaaatttcattaataatttcaATGTATCTACTCACTTAtccattattattatgttatttaaataaaaaatggaacgAAGAATCATTCCATAAGAAAACCTTTCATTCCTAGAGTCTTATGGTCCTagtaaaggagaaattaaaatttcaatctACACATGTTTTTATTGCATAGCAGTATGAAAAGGTTGTGATTAAAATACTCTCAaatatgaaggaaagaaattttaaaaagtgaaagactCTTGAGCATAAGATTATATTGCACTAGATTAAGAGTTTGTGGGGCAATAGGAATAGAAATATGAATTCAAGGAGAATGAGAAGTGCTTTAAAATGTctcactttggggcacctgggtggctcagtggattaagccgctgccttcagctcaggtcatgatcccagggtcctgggatcgagccccgcatcgggctctctgctccacggggagcctgcttcctcctctctctctctgcctgcctctctgcctacttgtgatctatcaaataaataaataaataaaatctttaaaaaaaatcgtcCCACTTTTAAAGAATtgctttccatgtatttttttttttctaaatggatGATTGTGGATATCAAGTTAGGATGGTATTTTGACACCAATGgatttacttttaaaagttaTGTAGCAGTTTTCACAATACCAATATTTACAACATACTTACATAATGCAGTTGAGATCCCTTcgtatttttttctgtaaaggattattatttatttaataataatattttaatattttaatatacaaatttattaatataaaattttaagattattactatataaattaaaattttaataccattttttgtctaattctttttaaatttctcttttataatacataatatatatatatatatatatattttaaaagattttatttatttatttgacagagagagatcacaagtaggcagagaggcaggcagagagagagggaagcaggctccctgctgagcaaagagcctgatgcaggacttgatcccaggaccctgagatcatgaactgagccgaaggcagtggcttaacccactgagccacccaggccccccaataCATAATATTTTAGTATAGTGGTACATCTATCTAATTTATaggtaagaatatatatatttagaacacACTACAAATAATCTTAATATGAATGTAAACCAAAATGGTTTGAAATTTTTCCTCTAGTGAagccatcagcagatgaatgatAGCTGTTGTGTGTTGCCTGGACCTTTTTATCTTATGAATTACCACAggttatttatccattcactagttatggacacttgggttgtttccagttttgggggATTCTGAATAAACCCCCTACAAACATTTTCATATGAACATAAATTGTCAtctctcttgggtaaataccaaggagtaggATTGCTGGTTTGGGAtaagtatatgtttataagaaaccaccaaaatgttttccaaaatggctgtaccattttgcatttctactaGTAATATAAGAGAGTTCCACTTGCCTCATTGCTAGCATTTAGAATTGTAGATGTGCTATTCTAGTCATTCTAATGCATGCATAGTGGTACTGttgcaagaaattttaagagatTAAATTAACTTGCTTAAATTTCTGGGACCCTAAGAAGCTAAGTCACTTAAAATGATTGTGGGGATTTTTTCTTATATCGCAACTGTCCATTTGACAATGTTTCAAACCCAATGGGTTCCTCAGTTCCTGAGCCTGGTTGGTTGGAAGTTTCCCCAGAACTCCATCATAGAACCTACATCCTTGTCCAGCTTCTCCACATGGCAAAGGTTGCTCTTTGCAGTAAACAGAGGAGCATTTTGCAATAAAAAGGTCTACAGATGGTCAGGAGCTGGGGGAACAGTGTGAATTTCCAGGTTAAAATTTGGGGAAACTACAGATAAGGCCCCACTGTGATTCTACTACATCCCATGACCCCTGCTGCTCCTTCCACTCCCACCCCATGCCAGGAGAACACCCAGCCTCAGGTCCTGTTTCCATGGCTGAGAGCTCCTCCCTCACATTTTCCTCCTGCCAGTGGCATGGCAGGTCTTCTGCTTGGCTACTCAACCAAGAATGTGTCTTTAGCCTCAGTCACTGGGCAGACCTTGAGGAGAACAATTAGCTCCATGGGTCTTTTTCATACACCTTGCCCTAAATTTAGGCAGAGTAAGTAGATGTCTTCTACATAACTCCTATCCAGTGATCAGCATTCTGATACTGAAACTCTCTAAGTGTGGCATACCAAGCTCAGCATATCTCTACTGTGTGttctttaaatatcttaaatCTTTCTAACTGTTTCTCTCTTTGACCTATCAGTAATTCAGAAAAGTATGTCAAAGGCCCTTAGTACAAGGACTTCTCAATTTATGCCTGTAATTCCATCAATGTTTGTTTAATATATCTAAATTGTATTGATTTAGGTAAATAGAGTTTCTGGTGAATCAAATCTTTTGTCATTATATGGTGTCCCTTTTTCTATCCCTAAAATAAACTCATCTTCTAACTCTGTATTGCCTGATATTAATCTAACTATACCATCTCTTTTTAGTTTGCGTTTGCCTCGACTCCCCCCCCATTTTCTTTCAACCTTTCcatgcatttttgttttatttttcaaacagtgtcaatctacatttaaaaaatccaacctaatatcacctcacaccagtcagaatggctaaaattaacaaatcaggaaatgacagatgccggcgaggatgcagagaaaggggaaccctcctccactgttggtgggaatgcaagctggtgcaaccactctggaaaacagcatggaggttcctcaaaatgttgaaaatagaactaccctatgacccagcaattgcactactgggtatttaccttaaagatacaaacatagtgatctgaaagggcccgtgtacccgaatgtttatagcagcaatgtctacaatagccaaactatggaaagaacctagatgtccatcaacagatgaatggataaagaaggtgtgatatatatacacaatggaatactatgcagccatcaaaagaaatgaaatcttgccatttgcgacgacgtggatggaactagagggtatcatgcttagtgaaataagtcaatcggagaaagacaactattatatgatctccctgatatgaggacatagagatgcaacatggggggttagggggataggaaaagaataaatgaaacaagatgggattgggagggagacaaaccataaatgactcttaatctcacaaaacaaactgggggttgctggggagaggtggggttgggag is a window from the Meles meles chromosome 16, mMelMel3.1 paternal haplotype, whole genome shotgun sequence genome containing:
- the WFDC8 gene encoding WAP four-disulfide core domain protein 8; the protein is MPLLIPHKHLPLHSSTFSWRNVALLLLSLSLEKTTSSPIKKVKEKAGVCPRERVICEIQVPDFCTTDWDCLKQMKCCSFACGKKCMDPFQEPCMLPPEEGECNITVFRWYFDFKLQSCEPFIYGGCFGNANNFLSITNCRMACSPPAKNGQCPLFPFKNNMECPASCKSDFDCPQTTKCCESMCGFVCAKAWTVKPGFCPQKPTVCSKIDRPKCLLDYDCPVSQKCCSRCGLKCLEPQK